A window of Belonocnema kinseyi isolate 2016_QV_RU_SX_M_011 chromosome 9, B_treatae_v1, whole genome shotgun sequence contains these coding sequences:
- the LOC117179753 gene encoding trafficking protein particle complex subunit 6b — MKHQIVDPKASSANKGEADESLFEYLHAEMVNYVLSTSVKSGEKEKEEDLSRLESMGFSVGYRIIERLTREWPRFKDELDTIKFICTDFWTSLYQKQIDNLRTNHHGTYMLQDNSFRLLANIGGSGSKQYLRESPRLLAFTCGLLRGSLANLGIPCTVDAEVSALPSCKFNVYVQRI; from the exons atgaagcatCAAATCGTGGATCCGAAAGCAAGTTCAGCTAATAAAGGAGAGGCTGATGAatctttatttgaatatttgcATGCAGAAATGGTTAATTACGTCTTAAGCACATCTGTAAAGAGCGgg gaaaaggaaaaggaagaAGACTTGTCTCGATTGGAATCTATGGGTTTCAGTGTCGGTTATCGCATAATCGAGAGATTAACAAGGGAATGGCCTCGCTTCAAAGATGAACTGGACACGATAAAGTTTATCTGCACCGATTTCTGGACCAGTCTCTACCAAAaacaaatcgacaatctcagaaccAACCACCATGGAACCTACATGCTTCAGGATAATTCGTTTCGGTTATTAGCGAACATCGGAGGGAGCGGGAGCAAACAATATCTCCGAGAAAGTCCTCGTTTGCTAGCTTTTACTTGTGGTCTTCTACGGGGAAGTTTAGCAAATCTCGGGATTCCCTGCACCGTCGATGCAGAGGTTTCCGCTTTGCCTAGTTGTAAATTCAATGTCTACGTGCAGAGAATTTGA